AGAAGATGCAGCTGCTCGGCTACATCCGACAGAACATGCCCACGCTTCGGCAGGGAAGTCGCGTGAGCTTCAGCTCCCAGGACCTTGACAAAGCACTTGCCCTGGAACTGGGAGACACTGCTTCCCAGGCAGCACCGCTGATCGACGATGAAACCTTTATCCGTCGTGCCTCGCTGGATCTGACCGGCACTTTGCCCTCCGCCGAGAAAATCAAAACATTTGTCGCCGATCAGAATTCAAATAAACGGTCAGATTACATTGATGAATTGCTTGAAACCGAAGCATACGCACGCAAATGGGCCCGCTACTGGACCTCGGTCATTTTCTACGAAAGTGAAGCCAACAAACGGCGGGTTAATCCCGAGGCGCTCGAAGACTGGCTCGCAGAACAATTTCGTAAAGGCGCCCCCTGGGATTACATCACGGTCATGCTGATCTCAGCGACTCCCGAACGAAACAAGAAAAAAAAGAACGATTATGGTCAGGATTACGGGCCCAACAACTTCGTCCTCGCCTGTGAAAACAAATCGACTGAACTGGCTTCCGAAACGGCCCGCATCTTCATGGGCATCAGCATTCAGTGTGCTGAATGTCACGATCATCCCTTCGACAACTGGAAACGAATTCAGTTCCACGAACTCGCCGCCTTCTTCCACCCGTATACCTACAAGATGCCCTCTCAGGAAGACCCCACCGTCAGCACCGTAGTGAAACCCCGCTTCCTGCTCGGTGAGAAACCGTATGAAAACATGAAATCCGATGCGCGTCGCGTCTCGATTGCCGCTTACCTCGCTTACAATCCTCAGAACTACTGGTTCGCCCGCTCTTATGTGAACCGTATCTGGAGTGAGCTGATTGGCGATGGCTTTTACGACGTAGACAGCCTGGGACCGGACGGCGATGTCGTTCACAAGCCGATCGTCAATCGTATCGCGGCGAACTTCCGCTACAAGGATTTTGACCCGAAATGGGTCTTTCGACTGATCATGAATTCCCAGGTTTACCAGCGGGAAATGCGGACCATGGACTCCCCCTCGGAACTCTTTACAGCCATCCGCCCTGCCCGACTGCGACCGGATGTAGTCGCCAATTCGGTAGCGCATGTGATCGGCGAATATCCCCAGTTGCGGAAAGAGATCGACACCGTCTTCGACATGAACCCCTCTCTCCCCCAAAGCACCCTGGAAGGCTCGATTCAGCAGGCGCTACTGCTTATGAACCAGCGTGAACTCCAGCAGGCATTGTCGCAGAGTGAACTCAAACAGAAGTTACTGGGTATCAGATCGAACGAGGAACTGGTGCAGTCACTCTACCTGAATGTGCTGGCCCGTAATCCCACGCCGGATGAACTTCAGCGCAACGTCAGCTACCTGCAAAGCTCGGAAAAACGGGACGAAGCGGTAGAAGACCTGCTCTGGGTCCTCGTTAACTGCACCGAATTTCGTACCAAACGCTGACAGCTCAAACACGGGAATCACCCCATGCAATCCGATGCGCTCCTCCATCTGAATTTAAATCGCCGCGGGCAGTTCACCCGTCGGAATTTTCTGCAGGCCGCCGCTCTCGGTGTCGCCGGC
The nucleotide sequence above comes from Gimesia sp.. Encoded proteins:
- a CDS encoding DUF1549 domain-containing protein — encoded protein: MLQRGSSSLRKRPHQWITLVALICLTLLATSSAAPRKNTKKKLPPLNLPPLKTQEQKMQLLGYIRQNMPTLRQGSRVSFSSQDLDKALALELGDTASQAAPLIDDETFIRRASLDLTGTLPSAEKIKTFVADQNSNKRSDYIDELLETEAYARKWARYWTSVIFYESEANKRRVNPEALEDWLAEQFRKGAPWDYITVMLISATPERNKKKKNDYGQDYGPNNFVLACENKSTELASETARIFMGISIQCAECHDHPFDNWKRIQFHELAAFFHPYTYKMPSQEDPTVSTVVKPRFLLGEKPYENMKSDARRVSIAAYLAYNPQNYWFARSYVNRIWSELIGDGFYDVDSLGPDGDVVHKPIVNRIAANFRYKDFDPKWVFRLIMNSQVYQREMRTMDSPSELFTAIRPARLRPDVVANSVAHVIGEYPQLRKEIDTVFDMNPSLPQSTLEGSIQQALLLMNQRELQQALSQSELKQKLLGIRSNEELVQSLYLNVLARNPTPDELQRNVSYLQSSEKRDEAVEDLLWVLVNCTEFRTKR